A stretch of Triticum aestivum cultivar Chinese Spring chromosome 1D, IWGSC CS RefSeq v2.1, whole genome shotgun sequence DNA encodes these proteins:
- the LOC123181260 gene encoding probable protein arginine N-methyltransferase 6.2 isoform X2: protein MLAGGEDGNGHLPRPRRPRRVGGMGSPSGQAASALPHPAPPPCTDYDMAYFKAYSHIGVHEEMLKDHVRTNTYRNAIMHHKDLISGKVVLDVGCGTGVLSIFCAFAGATRVYAVDASDIALQAMEIVRENELSDKVIVLHGRIEDVEIEEKVDVIISEWMGYMLLYESMLGSVIFARDKWLKPGGLILPSHASLYLAPITNSHRYQDSIYFWRDVYGIKMSCMMPLAKQCTFMEPSVETISGENVLTWPTVVAQVDCYTIQAPDLETITAAYKFTSMLQAPLHGFAFWFDVEFNGPVRQKFKKQASQPLDVNMQNSNPSNKKKKADVSIVLSTAPEDAPTHWQQYWRPMVR, encoded by the exons atgctcgccggcggcgaggacggCAACGGCCATCTGCCGCGGCCCCGCAGGCCGCGGCGCGTCGGAGGCATGGGATCTCCTTCGGGCCAGGCGGCCTCGGCTCTGCCGCACCCCGCTCCGCCCCCCTGCACCGACTACGACATGGCCTACTTCAAGGCCTACTCCCACATCGGCGTCCACGAGGAGATGCTCAAG GATCATGTGAGGACTAATACTTACAGAAATGCTATCATGCATCACAAAGATCTAATTTCAGGCAAG GTCGTATTGGATGTTGGCTGCGGCACTGGTGTTCTTTCTATATTTTGTGCTTTTGCTGGTGCCACTCGG GTCTATGCAGTCGATGCAAGTGATATTGCGTTACAG GCAATGGAAATTGTGAGGGAAAATGAGCTGTCTGACAAAGTCATTGTTTTGCATGGACGAATCGAG GATGTCGAAATTGAAGAAAAAGTTGATGTCATTATATCTGAATGGATGGGCTATATGCTTCTCTACGAG AGTATGCTGGGGAGCGTAATTTTTGCTAGGGATAAATGGCTTAAGCCAGGGGGTCTTATTCTTCCATCTCATGCATCG CTTTATCTTGCGCCTATTACAAATTCGCACAGATATCAGGATAGTATTTACTTCTGGCGAGATGTATATGGTATAAAAA TGTCCTGTATGATGCCGCTTGCAAAACAATGCACATTCATGGAGCCTTCTGTTGAGACAATTAGTGGCGAGAATGTTTTGACATGGCCAACGGTG GTTGCACAAGTGGATTGCTATACCATACAAGCTCCAGATCTTGAAACTATTACCGCTGCATACAAGTTTACATCAATGTTGCAAG CTCCATTGCATGGATTTGCATTTTGGTTCGATGTCGAGTTTAATGGACCAGTTCGCCAGAAATTCAAGAAGCAAGCAAGCCAACCCTTGGATGTCAATATGCAAAATTCCAACCCAAGCAATAAAAAGAAAAAGGCAGATGTCTCAATTGTTCTGTCAACTGCCCCAGAGGACGCCCCTACTCACTGGCAGCAG TACTGGAGACCAATGGTACGTTAA
- the LOC123181260 gene encoding probable protein arginine N-methyltransferase 6.2 isoform X1 translates to MLAGGEDGNGHLPRPRRPRRVGGMGSPSGQAASALPHPAPPPCTDYDMAYFKAYSHIGVHEEMLKDHVRTNTYRNAIMHHKDLISGKVVLDVGCGTGVLSIFCAFAGATRVYAVDASDIALQAMEIVRENELSDKVIVLHGRIEDVEIEEKVDVIISEWMGYMLLYESMLGSVIFARDKWLKPGGLILPSHASLYLAPITNSHRYQDSIYFWRDVYGIKMSCMMPLAKQCTFMEPSVETISGENVLTWPTVVAQVDCYTIQAPDLETITAAYKFTSMLQAPLHGFAFWFDVEFNGPVRQKFKKQASQPLDVNMQNSNPSNKKKKADVSIVLSTAPEDAPTHWQQTLLYLFEPIELKKNQIMEGSVTISQSQQHARFLNICLKYFTGDQWYVKESVMR, encoded by the exons atgctcgccggcggcgaggacggCAACGGCCATCTGCCGCGGCCCCGCAGGCCGCGGCGCGTCGGAGGCATGGGATCTCCTTCGGGCCAGGCGGCCTCGGCTCTGCCGCACCCCGCTCCGCCCCCCTGCACCGACTACGACATGGCCTACTTCAAGGCCTACTCCCACATCGGCGTCCACGAGGAGATGCTCAAG GATCATGTGAGGACTAATACTTACAGAAATGCTATCATGCATCACAAAGATCTAATTTCAGGCAAG GTCGTATTGGATGTTGGCTGCGGCACTGGTGTTCTTTCTATATTTTGTGCTTTTGCTGGTGCCACTCGG GTCTATGCAGTCGATGCAAGTGATATTGCGTTACAG GCAATGGAAATTGTGAGGGAAAATGAGCTGTCTGACAAAGTCATTGTTTTGCATGGACGAATCGAG GATGTCGAAATTGAAGAAAAAGTTGATGTCATTATATCTGAATGGATGGGCTATATGCTTCTCTACGAG AGTATGCTGGGGAGCGTAATTTTTGCTAGGGATAAATGGCTTAAGCCAGGGGGTCTTATTCTTCCATCTCATGCATCG CTTTATCTTGCGCCTATTACAAATTCGCACAGATATCAGGATAGTATTTACTTCTGGCGAGATGTATATGGTATAAAAA TGTCCTGTATGATGCCGCTTGCAAAACAATGCACATTCATGGAGCCTTCTGTTGAGACAATTAGTGGCGAGAATGTTTTGACATGGCCAACGGTG GTTGCACAAGTGGATTGCTATACCATACAAGCTCCAGATCTTGAAACTATTACCGCTGCATACAAGTTTACATCAATGTTGCAAG CTCCATTGCATGGATTTGCATTTTGGTTCGATGTCGAGTTTAATGGACCAGTTCGCCAGAAATTCAAGAAGCAAGCAAGCCAACCCTTGGATGTCAATATGCAAAATTCCAACCCAAGCAATAAAAAGAAAAAGGCAGATGTCTCAATTGTTCTGTCAACTGCCCCAGAGGACGCCCCTACTCACTGGCAGCAG ACTCTCCTTTACTTATTTGAACCTATTGAGTTAAAGAAAAACCAAATTATGGAAGGTTCTGTTACCATATCTCAGAGCCAGCAACATGCTCGCTTCCTTAACATTTGCCTGAAATATTT TACTGGAGACCAATGGTACGTTAAAGAATCAGTGATGCGATAG